In Trichomycterus rosablanca isolate fTriRos1 chromosome 4, fTriRos1.hap1, whole genome shotgun sequence, one DNA window encodes the following:
- the pygmb gene encoding phosphorylase, glycogen, muscle b codes for MSKPLTDQDRRKQISVRGLAGVENVTDLKTNFNRHLHFTLVKDRNVATKRDYYLALASTVRDHLVGRWIRTQQHYYETDPKRVYYLSLEFYMGRTLQNTMVNLALENACDEATYQLGLDMEELQDIEEDAGLGNGGLGRLAACFLDSMASLGLAAYGYGIRYEFGIFNQKIANGWQIEEADDWLRYGNPWEKARPEYMRPVHFYGRVEHTDEAVKWVDTQVVLALPYDTPVPGYRNNIVNTMRLWSAKAPCEFNLKDFNVGGYIQAVLDRNLAENISRVLYPNDNFFEGKELRLKQEYFVVAATLQDIIRRFKASKFGSTEVVRTDLSKLPEKVAIQLNDTHPALAIPELMRILVDDEKETWEKAWDITVRTCAYTNHTVLPEALERWPVDLFQNLLPRHLEIIYEINQRHLQRIASLFPDDQDRLRRMSLIEEGGQKRINMAHLCIVGSHAVNGVARIHSDIIKSTVFKDFYDVDPQKFQNKTNGITPRRWLVMCNPGLAEVIAERIGEDYIRDLDQLKKLLEFVDDESFIRDIAKIKQENKLKFAVHLEEHYKVKINPNSMFDIQVKRIHEYKRQLLNCLHIITLYNRIKKEPNKAWTPRTVMIGGKAAPGYHMAKMIIKLITSIGDVVNNDPVVGDRLKVIFLENYRVTLAEIAIPAADLSEQISTAGTEASGTGNMKFMLNGALTIGTMDGANVEMAEEAGEENLFIFGMRVDDVEAMDKKGYNASEYYNRIPELKQAMDQISKGYFSPSQPDRFKDIVNMLMNNDRFKVFADYEDYIKSQEKVSALYKNTKEWTKKVIHNIAGCGKFSSDRTISQYAREIWGVKPSLEKIAAPDDPR; via the exons CGTGTCTACTACCTCTCTCTGGAGTTCTACATGGGCCGCACATTGCAGAACACCATGGTAAATTTGGCTCTGGAGAATGCCTGCGATGAGGCCACTTATCAG CTGGGTTTGGATATGGAAGAGCTACAGGACATCGAGGAGGATGCTGGACTTGGCAATGGAGGCTTGGGCCGTCTGGCAG CCTGCTTCCTTGACTCAATGGCATCCTTGGGATTGGCGGCTTATGGCTATGGCATCCGCTATGAGTTTGGTATTTTCAACCAGAAAATTGCTAATGGGTGGCAG ATTGAGGAGGCAGATGATTGGCTGCGCTACGGCAATCCATGGGAAAAGGCCCGTCCTGAGTACATGCGTCCTGTGCACTTCTACGGCCGAGTGGAGCACACCGATGAGGCAGTCAAATGGGTGGACACACAG GTGGTTCTGGCCCTGCCATATGATACCCCGGTCCCAGGATACAGAAACAACATTGTGAACACCATGCGACTGTGGTCAGCCAAGGCTCCCTGCGAGTTTAACCTCAAGGACT tTAATGTTGGTGGTTACATCCAGGCTGTTCTGGACAGAAATCTGGCTGAGAATATTTCCCGTGTGCTCTACCCAAATGACAAC TTCTTTGAAGGCAAGGAGCTCCGTCTCAAACAGGAGTATTTTGTGGTGGCTGCTACCCTTCAGGACATCATCCGTCGTTTCAAAGCTTCTAAGTTTGGCTCAACAGAGGTTGTGCGAACAGACCTGTCCAAGTTACCCGAGAAG GTTGCCATCCAGCTGAATGACACTCACCCTGCACTTGCAATCCCAGAGCTAATGAGGATCTTAGTGGATGATGAGAAAGAGACCTGGGAAAAG GCGTGGGATATCACTGTGCGTACCTGTGCCTACACTAACCACACCGTGCTGCCAGAAGCTCTGGAGCGCTGGCCTGTTGACCTGTTCCAAAACCTCCTGCCTCGCCACTTGGAGATCATCTATGAGATCAACCAGCGTCACCTGCAG AGAATTGCTTCTCTGTTCCCTGATGATCAAGATCGATTACGGCGTATGTCACTCATCGAGGAAGGAGGACAAAAGAGGATCAACATGGCTCATCTGTGCATTGTTGGTTCTCATGCTGTAAATGGAGTGGCTCGTATCCACTCTGATATCATCAAAAGCACAGT GTTTAAGGACTTTTACGATGTGGACCCACAGAAGTTCCAGAACAAGACCAATGGCATTACTCCTCGCCGTTGGCTGGTCATGTGCAACCCTGGCCTGGCTGAGGTCATTGCTGAG CGCATCGGTGAGGATTACATCCGTGATCTGGATCAATTGAAAAAACTTCTGGAGTTTGTGGATGATGAATCCTTCATAAGAGATATTGCTAAGATCAAACAG GAGAATAAACTGAAATTTGCTGTGCATTTGGAGGAGCATTATAAGGTGAAGATCAATCCAAACTCCATGTTCGATATCCAAGTGAAGAGGATCCATGAGTACAAGAGACAGCTGCTGAACTGCCTGCACATCATCACCCTGTACAATC GAATCAAGAAAGAGCCCAACAAGGCCTGGACGCCCAGAACAGTCATGATCGGAGGAAAG GCTGCCCCTGGCTACCACATGGCTAAGATGATCATTAAACTTATCACATCTATTGGAGATGTTGTGAACAATGATCCTGTGGTGGGAGACCGGCTTAAGGTCATTTTCCTGGAGAACTACAGGGTTACACTGGCTGAGATAG CCATCCCTGCAGCTGACCTTTCTGAGCAGATATCCACTGCAGGCACAGAAGCCTCTGGAACCGGTAACATGAAGTTCATGCTGAATGGAGCTCTGACTATCGGCACTATGGATGGAGCCAATGTAGAGATGGCGGAGGAGGCCGGAGAGGAGAACCTCTTCATCTTTGGCATGAGAGTAGACGATGTCGAGGCCATGGATAAGAAAGG GTACAATGCATCTGAGTACTACAATCGCATCCCTGAGCTGAAGCAGGCCATGGATCAAATATCTAAAGGATATTTCAGCCCCAGCCAGCCAGACCGCTTTAAGGACATCGTCAACATGCTAATGAATAATGACAG GTTCAAAGTGTTTGCTGACTATGAGGACTACATTAAAAGCCAGGAAAAAGTTAGCGCTCTTTACAAG AATACTAAGGAATGGACCAAGAAGGTGATCCACAACATTGCCGGTTGTGGCAAGTTCTCCAGTGACCGTACCATCTCCCAGTATGCTCGTGAGATCTGGGGTGTGAAGCCCAGTTTGGAGAAGATTGCCGCTCCAGACGACCCTCGCTAA